One Alphaproteobacteria bacterium DNA segment encodes these proteins:
- a CDS encoding GcvT family protein: protein MAEAVPASARAVIVGGGIAGCSVAYHLAKLGWKDIVLVERARLTAGTTWHAAGLVGAMRPNRALTAMSKYGIDLYSKLEAETGQATGWKNCGSVNVARTPERVVAFKRQVALAKGFGVDIQEISPDDAGKLWPLMRTDDLQGAIWLPGDGKANPADLCMALAKGARQMGAKLFEGVAVTGFERANGSIVAVQTDKGRIAADVVVLACGQWTRQVGEQLGVAVPLHSAEHFYIVTKKIAGVTPDLPVMRDPDGYIYYKEEVGGLVMGGFEPVAKPWGMDGVPEDFAFQLLPEDWDQFQILMENALHRTPCLETAEVRQLLNGPESFTPDGNFILGEAPALRGLYVCAGFNSAGIANAGGAGRLTAEWIAGGEAPMDLADVDIRRFADFQANGRFLRERTVESLGLHYVMRWPRMELESARPLRRSPLYDRLAANGARFGSKMGWERANYFAPLDAKIPYAWTPNWLPYTRKEQEAARNGVGIIDQASFAKILIQGRDAAAYLQRICANDIDVAPGRSVYTALLNERGGFESDVTIARLAEDKFLYVTGSAQLTRDLDWLGRQIGDQFVTLTDATVTWTTLSLIGPGAEAALAKISPRLPKLANGEVRMIDVGLARVLATPMSYVGAPGMEMLVPTEYAAGVYDELKAATPAIADIGYYALDAMRIEAGRRAFGPELGPDETPVEAGLLHAVAFDKPGGFLGREALLAKREAGVAKRLCLFALEDAGDWCWGGEGILANGRPAGEISSAGWSTVLGRCVAMGYVRAPENFDRATMLSWNYEIDIAGKIVKAKALPRAPYPPK, encoded by the coding sequence ATGGCAGAGGCGGTTCCGGCTTCGGCGCGCGCGGTTATCGTGGGCGGCGGCATTGCCGGTTGTTCGGTTGCGTATCATTTGGCGAAACTCGGCTGGAAGGACATCGTCCTGGTCGAGCGCGCCCGCCTCACCGCCGGGACGACGTGGCACGCCGCGGGGCTGGTTGGCGCGATGCGCCCCAACCGCGCGCTGACGGCGATGAGCAAATACGGCATCGACCTTTATTCGAAGCTCGAGGCCGAAACCGGCCAGGCGACGGGCTGGAAGAACTGCGGATCGGTCAATGTCGCGCGCACGCCCGAGCGCGTCGTCGCGTTCAAACGCCAAGTGGCGCTGGCCAAAGGCTTCGGCGTCGATATCCAGGAAATCAGCCCGGACGACGCCGGCAAACTCTGGCCGCTGATGCGCACCGACGATTTGCAAGGAGCGATCTGGCTGCCGGGCGACGGCAAGGCCAATCCCGCCGATCTGTGCATGGCGCTGGCCAAGGGTGCGCGCCAAATGGGCGCCAAGCTGTTCGAGGGCGTGGCGGTCACGGGCTTCGAGCGCGCGAACGGTTCGATCGTCGCCGTGCAGACCGATAAGGGCCGGATCGCGGCCGACGTCGTCGTGCTCGCGTGCGGGCAATGGACGCGCCAAGTGGGCGAGCAACTCGGCGTCGCGGTGCCGCTGCATTCGGCCGAACACTTTTACATCGTCACCAAGAAGATCGCCGGCGTGACGCCCGATCTGCCGGTGATGCGCGATCCCGACGGCTATATCTATTACAAGGAAGAAGTCGGCGGGTTGGTGATGGGCGGGTTCGAGCCGGTCGCCAAGCCTTGGGGCATGGATGGCGTGCCCGAGGATTTCGCCTTCCAGCTTCTGCCCGAGGATTGGGACCAGTTCCAAATCCTGATGGAGAACGCGCTCCACCGCACGCCGTGCCTGGAAACGGCCGAAGTGCGCCAGTTGCTGAACGGGCCCGAGAGCTTCACGCCCGACGGCAATTTCATTCTGGGCGAGGCGCCCGCCTTGCGCGGGCTTTATGTCTGCGCCGGTTTCAACTCGGCGGGTATTGCCAATGCGGGCGGGGCGGGGCGGTTGACCGCCGAATGGATCGCGGGCGGCGAGGCGCCAATGGACCTCGCCGACGTCGATATCCGCCGCTTCGCCGATTTCCAGGCCAATGGCCGCTTCTTGCGCGAGCGCACGGTCGAGAGCCTCGGCCTGCACTACGTGATGCGCTGGCCGCGCATGGAATTGGAAAGTGCGCGGCCGCTGCGCCGCTCGCCGCTATACGATCGCCTTGCCGCCAATGGGGCCCGCTTCGGATCGAAGATGGGCTGGGAACGCGCGAATTACTTCGCCCCCCTCGACGCGAAGATTCCCTACGCCTGGACGCCCAATTGGCTGCCTTATACGCGCAAAGAACAAGAAGCGGCGCGCAACGGCGTGGGCATCATCGATCAGGCGAGCTTCGCCAAAATTCTGATCCAGGGCCGCGATGCGGCCGCGTATCTGCAACGCATCTGCGCCAACGATATCGACGTGGCGCCCGGCCGTTCGGTCTATACGGCGTTGCTGAACGAGCGCGGCGGTTTCGAAAGCGACGTGACGATCGCAAGGCTCGCGGAGGACAAGTTCCTGTACGTCACCGGCTCGGCGCAGTTGACCCGCGATCTCGATTGGCTGGGCCGCCAGATCGGCGATCAATTCGTGACGCTGACCGACGCGACGGTGACGTGGACGACGCTGTCGCTGATCGGACCGGGGGCGGAAGCGGCCCTTGCGAAGATCAGCCCGCGCTTGCCCAAGCTCGCGAATGGCGAGGTCCGCATGATCGATGTCGGCCTCGCGCGCGTGCTGGCGACACCGATGAGTTATGTCGGGGCACCCGGCATGGAAATGCTCGTGCCCACCGAATACGCGGCCGGCGTCTATGACGAGCTGAAAGCCGCGACGCCCGCGATCGCCGATATCGGCTATTACGCGCTCGACGCCATGCGCATCGAAGCGGGGCGGCGCGCCTTCGGGCCCGAATTGGGCCCGGACGAAACGCCGGTCGAGGCGGGCTTGCTGCACGCCGTCGCTTTCGACAAGCCGGGCGGGTTCCTGGGCCGCGAAGCCTTGCTCGCCAAGCGCGAAGCGGGCGTCGCCAAGCGCCTGTGCCTGTTCGCGTTGGAAGACGCGGGCGATTGGTGCTGGGGCGGGGAAGGCATTCTCGCGAATGGGCGCCCGGCGGGCGAGATCTCCTCGGCGGGGTGGAGCACCGTGCTCGGGCGCTGCGTCGCCATGGGCTATGTCCGCGCACCCGAGAATTTCGATCGCGCCACGATGCTGTCGTGGAATTACGAGATCGACATCGCGGGCAAAATCGTCAAAGCGAAGGCGTTGCCGCGCGCACCCTATCCGCCCAAATGA
- a CDS encoding N-acetyltransferase: MTDTTISLAIADARDIANFKKDLQDAFAVAAIKELEETPDGPIPSDDDLDASINAVGAVTLHVLRGDEKIGGAVLTIDEKTHRNTLDLFFLKRGQEGGGFGHKAWCAIEKRYPKTRAWRTYTPYFEKRNIHFYVNKCGFKIIQFFNDRHPDPNHPAADGSFGEGFLFEKIM; this comes from the coding sequence ATGACCGACACGACGATCAGCCTGGCGATAGCCGATGCGCGCGATATCGCGAATTTCAAAAAGGACCTGCAAGACGCCTTCGCCGTTGCGGCCATCAAAGAGCTTGAAGAAACCCCGGACGGGCCCATTCCGTCGGACGATGATCTCGACGCGTCGATAAACGCCGTCGGCGCCGTCACGCTTCATGTCCTGCGCGGCGATGAAAAGATCGGCGGCGCGGTGCTTACCATCGATGAAAAGACCCACCGCAACACGCTCGATCTATTTTTCCTGAAACGTGGCCAGGAGGGCGGCGGTTTCGGTCACAAGGCTTGGTGCGCCATCGAAAAACGATATCCGAAGACCCGCGCGTGGCGGACCTACACCCCGTATTTCGAGAAACGAAACATCCACTTCTACGTCAACAAATGCGGGTTCAAGATCATTCAGTTTTTCAACGATCGCCATCCCGACCCGAATCACCCCGCTGCCGACGGTTCTTTCGGGGAAGGATTTCTATTCGAGAAGATCATGTGA
- a CDS encoding tripartite tricarboxylate transporter permease — protein MFDLIGNLAHGFSIALTFQNIGLCFAGVMIGTLIGVLPGVGPIATIAMLLPLTFKLDPTGALIMLAGIYYGAQYGGSTTAILVNIPGEATSVVTTLDGHQMAKQGRAGIALGVAALGSFFAGTVATLVIAALGVPLTKVALLFGPAEYFALMVAGLAFAVVLARGSLLKAAGMILAGLLLATIGTDLETGEERMTLGFSTLSDGLDFAVLAMGVFGFAEILRNLENPEARDVTRGAIGRLLPNWDDIKRCIAPVLRGTAIGGALGILPGNGAVLGPFASYTVEKKLAKDPSRFGRGAIEGVAGPESANNAGAQTSFIPLLTLGIPPNAVMALMVGAMTIHGIIPGPLVMSKSPDLFWGMIASMWVGNLLLLIINLPLIGLWVRLLKVPYRLMFPAIMVFCCIGIYSINNSPQDVLFTAFFGFVGYVLYKFGFEPAPLLLGYVLGRLMEEKLRQAMILARGDFMTFVYNPIAAGMLAVAVIVVVIAVLPSVSKSRDQVFTE, from the coding sequence ATGTTCGACCTGATCGGCAATCTCGCGCACGGCTTCTCGATCGCGCTGACGTTCCAGAATATCGGTCTGTGTTTCGCCGGCGTGATGATCGGCACGCTGATCGGCGTGCTGCCGGGCGTGGGCCCCATCGCGACGATCGCGATGCTGCTGCCGCTGACCTTCAAGCTCGACCCGACCGGCGCCCTCATCATGCTCGCGGGCATCTATTACGGCGCGCAATATGGCGGCTCGACGACCGCGATCCTGGTGAACATTCCCGGCGAAGCGACGTCGGTCGTGACCACGCTGGACGGCCACCAAATGGCCAAGCAAGGCCGCGCGGGCATCGCGCTGGGCGTCGCGGCGCTCGGCTCGTTCTTCGCCGGCACGGTCGCGACACTCGTCATCGCCGCCTTGGGCGTGCCGCTGACCAAGGTCGCCTTGCTGTTCGGCCCGGCCGAATATTTCGCGCTGATGGTGGCGGGGTTGGCCTTCGCCGTCGTGCTGGCGCGCGGCTCGCTTCTAAAGGCGGCGGGCATGATCCTGGCGGGCTTGCTGCTCGCCACGATCGGCACCGACCTCGAAACCGGCGAGGAGCGCATGACGCTGGGCTTCTCGACGCTCAGCGACGGGCTCGATTTCGCCGTGCTGGCGATGGGCGTGTTCGGCTTCGCGGAAATCCTGCGCAACCTCGAAAATCCCGAGGCGCGCGACGTGACGCGCGGCGCGATCGGCCGCCTGTTGCCGAATTGGGACGACATCAAGCGCTGCATCGCCCCCGTGCTGCGCGGCACGGCGATCGGCGGGGCGCTGGGCATTCTGCCGGGCAACGGCGCGGTGCTGGGCCCGTTCGCGTCCTACACAGTCGAGAAGAAGCTCGCCAAGGACCCGTCGCGTTTCGGGCGCGGCGCCATCGAAGGTGTCGCCGGTCCCGAAAGTGCGAACAACGCGGGCGCGCAGACCTCGTTCATTCCGCTGCTCACGCTCGGCATTCCGCCCAACGCCGTGATGGCGCTGATGGTCGGCGCCATGACCATTCACGGCATCATCCCGGGCCCGCTCGTCATGTCGAAGAGCCCCGATCTGTTCTGGGGCATGATCGCGTCGATGTGGGTCGGCAATCTGCTGCTGCTGATCATCAACCTGCCGCTGATCGGGCTTTGGGTGCGCCTGCTGAAGGTGCCTTATCGCCTGATGTTCCCGGCGATCATGGTGTTCTGCTGCATCGGCATCTACTCGATCAACAACTCGCCGCAGGACGTGCTGTTCACCGCCTTTTTCGGCTTCGTGGGCTATGTCCTCTATAAATTCGGGTTCGAGCCGGCACCCTTGCTGCTGGGCTACGTGCTCGGCCGGTTGATGGAGGAGAAGCTGCGCCAGGCGATGATCCTGGCGCGCGGCGACTTCATGACCTTCGTCTACAACCCGATCGCGGCGGGCATGCTGGCCGTCGCCGTGATCGTGGTCGTCATCGCGGTTCTGCCTTCGGTGAGCAAGAGCCGCGACCAAGTCTTCACCGAGTGA
- a CDS encoding DUF1398 domain-containing protein: MDTQQKALAEKCLAAAYDKSMAFPQIVGALIGAGFDGYAIDYRAGTATYYLPDGDCVAVRLPHGGAPVAAAFDAAGVAAQIKWAQANPPDYSYAAFCKNVTVKGCAGYLVSFLGKRVLYFGRTGETHTEHFPK; the protein is encoded by the coding sequence TTGGATACGCAGCAGAAAGCCCTGGCCGAAAAATGCCTCGCCGCCGCCTACGACAAGTCGATGGCGTTTCCGCAAATCGTCGGCGCCTTGATCGGTGCGGGGTTCGACGGCTACGCGATCGATTATCGCGCCGGCACCGCGACCTATTATTTGCCCGACGGCGATTGCGTGGCGGTGAGGCTGCCGCATGGCGGCGCGCCGGTCGCGGCCGCGTTCGATGCGGCGGGCGTGGCCGCGCAAATCAAATGGGCGCAGGCCAATCCGCCCGACTATTCCTACGCCGCGTTCTGCAAAAACGTCACGGTGAAAGGCTGTGCGGGCTATCTCGTCTCGTTCCTGGGCAAGCGCGTGCTCTATTTCGGCCGTACGGGCGAAACGCATACCGAGCATTTCCCGAAATAA
- a CDS encoding SDR family oxidoreductase, with protein MEREFKIDPAEFKNKRAAVTGGTQGAGAAIVARLLAGGASVATCARKPPADGDTKGAFFAIADMATPDGVAAFAEAVKAEFGGVDILVHCVGGSSTPGGGFRAADEEFWQNDLALNLMAPVRLDRLLVPGMIERKSGAIVHIASIQRRLPLYDSTTPYAAAKAALASYSKSLSKELGPLGVRVNTVSPGWIMTDASERFVQRVAASGGTDEAAARQGIMNALGGIPIGRPAWPEEVAELVAFLVSARAKSIHGAEYVIDGGTIPTV; from the coding sequence ATGGAACGCGAATTCAAGATCGACCCGGCGGAGTTCAAAAACAAGCGCGCGGCCGTCACCGGCGGCACGCAAGGCGCAGGCGCGGCGATCGTCGCACGCCTCCTGGCGGGCGGCGCAAGTGTCGCGACATGTGCACGCAAACCGCCGGCGGACGGCGACACGAAAGGCGCCTTCTTCGCGATCGCCGATATGGCCACACCGGACGGCGTGGCCGCCTTCGCCGAGGCGGTGAAGGCCGAGTTCGGCGGCGTGGATATTCTGGTGCATTGCGTGGGCGGCTCGTCGACGCCCGGCGGCGGCTTCCGCGCGGCGGACGAGGAATTCTGGCAGAACGATCTCGCTCTCAATCTGATGGCGCCCGTGCGGCTCGACCGCTTGCTCGTGCCCGGCATGATCGAGCGTAAGTCCGGCGCGATCGTCCATATCGCGTCGATCCAGCGCCGCTTGCCGCTCTACGATTCGACCACGCCCTACGCGGCCGCCAAAGCCGCCTTGGCGAGCTATAGCAAATCGCTATCGAAGGAATTGGGGCCGCTGGGCGTGCGCGTGAACACGGTTTCGCCCGGCTGGATCATGACCGACGCGTCGGAGCGCTTCGTGCAACGCGTCGCCGCCAGCGGCGGTACGGACGAAGCGGCCGCGCGCCAAGGCATCATGAATGCGCTGGGCGGCATTCCGATCGGCCGGCCGGCCTGGCCCGAGGAAGTGGCCGAGCTTGTCGCGTTCCTCGTCTCGGCGCGCGCCAAATCGATTCATGGTGCCGAATATGTCATCGACGGCGGGACGATTCCGACCGTGTGA
- a CDS encoding tripartite tricarboxylate transporter TctB family protein, translated as MAQVPKRIIRAPQDLAAGLFLIGLGAFALWQNAGLERGTLRVFGPGMMPMILAWACVIAGFAVGIGAMLWDGPKLERWTFRGPLFILGAAVAFGLTVRPLGMAVAAPLAIVLSSMASSETKLGEAAIFAVVLTAFCLAMFRFMLNLPIPVAPWAIGY; from the coding sequence TTGGCGCAAGTACCGAAGCGTATCATCCGCGCGCCGCAGGATTTGGCGGCGGGACTTTTCCTTATCGGCCTGGGCGCCTTCGCGCTGTGGCAGAACGCCGGCCTCGAACGCGGCACGTTGCGCGTGTTCGGCCCCGGCATGATGCCGATGATTTTGGCGTGGGCCTGCGTGATCGCGGGATTCGCCGTCGGCATCGGCGCGATGTTGTGGGACGGGCCGAAGCTGGAGCGCTGGACCTTCCGCGGGCCGCTTTTCATTCTGGGTGCGGCCGTCGCGTTCGGTCTGACCGTGCGTCCGCTCGGCATGGCGGTCGCGGCCCCGCTCGCCATCGTGCTGTCGTCGATGGCGTCGTCGGAAACCAAGCTCGGCGAGGCGGCGATCTTCGCGGTCGTGCTGACGGCGTTCTGCCTCGCGATGTTCCGCTTCATGCTCAATCTTCCGATCCCCGTCGCCCCCTGGGCGATCGGGTATTGA
- a CDS encoding winged helix-turn-helix transcriptional regulator encodes MTRTNEKVRDLPESSVRYPTPDAGAAGVANALGKLEGRWKLVILFHLFDGKVKRFSELERAIPSVSQKMLAQQLRALETDGLVRRVVYPQVPPKVEYALTEWGQELCPVLDALLTWADTKPE; translated from the coding sequence ATGACAAGAACCAACGAAAAAGTAAGAGACTTACCGGAAAGTTCGGTGCGCTATCCCACGCCCGATGCGGGCGCCGCGGGTGTTGCGAACGCGCTCGGCAAATTGGAAGGGCGCTGGAAGCTGGTAATCCTGTTCCATCTGTTCGACGGAAAGGTGAAACGCTTCTCCGAATTGGAGCGCGCGATTCCTTCCGTGTCGCAGAAAATGCTGGCCCAGCAATTGCGCGCGTTGGAGACGGACGGGCTCGTGCGGCGCGTCGTCTATCCGCAAGTGCCGCCGAAGGTCGAATACGCGCTGACCGAATGGGGCCAGGAACTCTGCCCCGTTCTCGATGCGCTGCTGACCTGGGCCGATACGAAGCCCGAATAG
- a CDS encoding 6,7-dimethyl-8-ribityllumazine synthase, whose protein sequence is MTPTRHTTALPRFAFVKASWHADIVSKALDGFRELIPSDRVDVFDVPGAFELPLMARDLARTGRYAAVAAAALVVDGGIYRHEFVASAVVDGLMRAGLETGVPILSVSLTPHHFQETPHHSGIFAAHFVEKGREAARAALGIVETRAKLAA, encoded by the coding sequence ATGACACCCACCCGCCACACCACCGCACTGCCGCGCTTCGCGTTCGTCAAAGCCAGTTGGCACGCCGACATCGTGTCCAAGGCGCTCGACGGATTCCGCGAACTCATCCCGTCCGATCGCGTCGACGTGTTCGACGTGCCGGGCGCTTTCGAATTGCCGTTGATGGCGCGCGACCTCGCCCGCACCGGCCGCTATGCGGCCGTCGCGGCGGCGGCCCTCGTCGTCGATGGCGGGATCTACCGCCACGAATTCGTCGCGTCCGCCGTCGTCGACGGATTGATGCGCGCCGGTCTCGAAACCGGCGTGCCGATCCTGTCGGTGTCGTTGACGCCGCATCACTTCCAAGAAACGCCGCATCACAGCGGCATCTTCGCCGCCCATTTCGTCGAGAAGGGGCGCGAAGCGGCGCGTGCGGCGTTGGGCATCGTCGAAACGCGCGCCAAACTGGCGGCGTAA
- a CDS encoding DUF1203 domain-containing protein, translating to MPFRITGLAPAAFIPLYGLSDAELAARGVVRKKVDADPGFPDRVELRDIQVGGHALLLNYMHQPADTPFRATHAIFVREGAIETYDRTDDVPDAMRRRLLSVRAFDAAGMMIAADVTEGAALEDLIARMFADPAAAYLHAHYARQGCFAARIDRA from the coding sequence GTGCCCTTCCGCATCACCGGCCTCGCGCCCGCCGCGTTCATTCCGCTCTACGGACTTTCCGACGCCGAACTGGCCGCGCGCGGCGTCGTCCGCAAGAAAGTCGACGCCGATCCGGGGTTTCCCGATCGGGTCGAATTGCGCGACATCCAAGTCGGCGGCCATGCGCTGCTGCTCAATTATATGCACCAGCCCGCCGACACGCCGTTCCGCGCGACGCATGCGATTTTCGTGCGCGAAGGGGCGATCGAGACCTACGACCGGACGGACGACGTGCCCGACGCGATGCGCCGGCGCTTGCTGTCGGTGCGCGCGTTCGATGCGGCGGGCATGATGATCGCCGCCGACGTGACCGAGGGCGCGGCGCTCGAAGATCTGATCGCGCGGATGTTCGCCGATCCGGCGGCCGCCTATCTGCATGCGCATTACGCGCGCCAAGGCTGCTTCGCCGCCCGGATCGACCGCGCTTGA
- a CDS encoding MarR family transcriptional regulator has translation MSKQAEISALEAHYGFHLRVVSNAVSHEFARKVAAQGVTVAEWACLRVLYDAAPSAPSALAARMGMTKGAITKLAQRLIAKNLIARAADPADGRAQFLTMTAKGRDLVPKLAELADANDAAFFGVLAAAEREALGRLLKKLADRHALKGVATE, from the coding sequence ATGTCCAAACAAGCCGAAATTTCCGCGCTGGAAGCCCATTACGGCTTCCATTTGCGCGTCGTTTCCAACGCCGTGTCGCACGAATTCGCGCGCAAAGTGGCGGCGCAAGGCGTGACCGTCGCCGAATGGGCATGCTTGCGCGTGCTCTACGACGCCGCACCCTCGGCGCCCTCCGCTCTTGCCGCGCGCATGGGCATGACCAAGGGGGCGATCACGAAGCTCGCCCAGCGTTTGATCGCAAAGAATCTAATCGCGCGCGCCGCCGATCCCGCGGACGGGCGCGCGCAATTCCTGACGATGACGGCGAAGGGCCGCGACCTCGTGCCCAAGCTCGCCGAACTCGCCGACGCCAACGACGCGGCGTTTTTCGGCGTGCTGGCCGCCGCCGAACGAGAAGCCCTCGGCCGTCTTTTGAAGAAACTGGCCGATCGTCACGCGCTGAAGGGCGTGGCGACGGAATGA
- a CDS encoding tripartite tricarboxylate transporter substrate binding protein BugD: MKKALAFAAALALMAGAASAQQYPTKPITVIVPFAAGGPTDVIARIVGESMSKTLGQQLVIENIAGAGGTTGITRGKEAANDGYTIMMGHMGTHGAAPALYPNIRYNPVTDFEPIGMAAGTPIVIVARKDFPAANLKEFADRLKAGQDKLNEANAGVGSVSHTTCTLLHVQLGTKPTRVPYTGTGPVLNDLVGGKVDYACDQIVNLVTQIQAGAIRAYAIATPTRSPALPDVPTTKEAGMPEYEVSAWNALFAPKGTPAPIVARLNDALSKALDDANSRKRLLDLGGVLPEGNERTSAWLGTFVAAEVDRWGKTIRAAR; encoded by the coding sequence ATGAAGAAAGCTCTCGCATTCGCCGCCGCCCTGGCCTTGATGGCCGGTGCCGCGTCGGCCCAGCAATATCCGACCAAGCCGATCACCGTGATCGTGCCCTTCGCCGCCGGCGGCCCGACCGACGTTATCGCCCGCATCGTGGGCGAAAGCATGTCGAAGACGCTGGGCCAGCAGCTCGTGATCGAAAACATCGCGGGTGCCGGCGGTACGACCGGCATCACGCGCGGCAAGGAAGCGGCCAATGACGGCTACACGATCATGATGGGCCATATGGGCACGCATGGCGCGGCCCCGGCCCTCTATCCCAACATCCGCTACAACCCGGTCACGGATTTCGAGCCGATCGGCATGGCCGCCGGCACGCCGATCGTGATCGTCGCGCGCAAGGATTTCCCGGCCGCGAACCTGAAGGAGTTCGCCGACCGTTTGAAGGCGGGCCAGGACAAGCTCAACGAAGCCAATGCGGGCGTGGGCTCGGTCTCGCACACGACCTGCACGCTGCTGCATGTGCAGCTCGGCACGAAGCCGACGCGCGTGCCCTACACCGGCACGGGTCCGGTGCTGAACGACCTCGTCGGCGGCAAGGTCGATTACGCGTGCGACCAGATCGTCAACCTGGTCACGCAGATCCAGGCGGGCGCCATCCGCGCCTACGCGATCGCCACGCCGACGCGCTCGCCCGCCCTGCCCGACGTGCCGACGACCAAGGAAGCCGGCATGCCGGAATACGAGGTCAGCGCCTGGAACGCGCTGTTCGCGCCCAAGGGCACGCCGGCCCCGATCGTCGCCCGGCTGAACGACGCGCTGTCGAAAGCGCTGGACGACGCCAACTCGCGCAAGCGCCTGCTCGATCTGGGCGGCGTGCTGCCCGAAGGCAACGAGCGCACGAGCGCGTGGCTCGGCACGTTCGTCGCGGCGGAAGTCGATCGTTGGGGCAAGACGATCCGCGCCGCGCGCTAG
- a CDS encoding adenine phosphoribosyltransferase, with the protein MDLKAHIRDVPDFPKPGILFRDISPLLADAGAWKATIDRLADIVAPHKPQFLAGIESRGFLVTAPLALRLGVGFLMVRKRGKLPGPTVPHTYALEYGEDTIEVQDNAVPKGARVVVLDDVLATGGTLAAAISLLQKTGADVRGSACLIELTFLEGRKRLPVAFESLVRY; encoded by the coding sequence ATGGATCTCAAAGCCCATATCCGCGACGTGCCCGACTTCCCCAAGCCCGGCATCCTGTTCCGCGACATTTCCCCGCTTCTGGCCGATGCCGGCGCCTGGAAAGCGACGATCGACCGCTTGGCCGATATCGTCGCCCCCCATAAGCCGCAATTTCTCGCCGGGATCGAAAGCCGGGGCTTTCTGGTGACCGCCCCGCTGGCGCTGCGCCTGGGGGTCGGGTTCCTGATGGTGCGCAAGCGCGGCAAGTTGCCGGGCCCCACCGTGCCGCACACCTACGCGCTGGAATACGGCGAGGACACGATCGAGGTACAGGACAACGCCGTGCCGAAGGGGGCGCGCGTCGTCGTATTGGACGACGTGTTGGCGACCGGCGGCACGCTTGCGGCGGCGATCTCGTTGCTGCAAAAAACAGGGGCCGACGTGCGTGGTTCCGCCTGCCTGATCGAGCTCACATTCCTCGAAGGGCGCAAGCGCCTGCCCGTGGCTTTCGAATCCTTGGTCCGTTACTGA